A part of Octopus sinensis unplaced genomic scaffold, ASM634580v1 Contig12956, whole genome shotgun sequence genomic DNA contains:
- the LOC118761388 gene encoding LOW QUALITY PROTEIN: inositol monophosphatase 2-like (The sequence of the model RefSeq protein was modified relative to this genomic sequence to represent the inferred CDS: substituted 1 base at 1 genomic stop codon) — translation NPHLPKPKVQKPQVHLSSYFRFIGEETIAQSWGLGDEFTWIVDPIDGTSNFVHNFPNFCVSIAVTFQKQVSSGLTDKPVVGVVFNPSTKEMFSAIKGRGAFKNGQEMRVSSVSGNKXDQKVELSRALVIAEYGGWRSESVTFQKISNNRNLICKGIRMNGSAALNMCYVADGRADAYLEFGINVWDYAAGVVIAQEAGACVMNPYNGFVSVCSCRGEC, via the exons aacccTCATCTACCAAAACCAAAAGTTCAAAAACCACAGGTCCATCTCAGTTCCTATTTTAGATTTATTGGCGAAGAGACCATCGCTCAAAGTTGGGGACTCGGAGACGAATTCACGTGGATTGTCGACCCTATTGACGGAACCTCCAACTTTGTTCACAATTTTCCCAATTTTTGTGTCTCGATTGCAGTGACATTCCAGAAGCAGGTGAGTTCTGGACTAACGGATAAGCCTGTCGTAGGGGTCGTCTTCAATCCGTCCACTAAAGAAATGTTTTCTGCCATCAAAGGTCGGGGAGCCTTCAAAAATGGCCAAGAAATGCGAGTCTCATCAGTTTCTGGTAACAAATGAGATCAAAAAGTAGAACTGAGTCGAGCATTGGTTATTGCAGAGTACGGAGGGTGGCGGTCGGAAAGTGTGACTTTTCAAAAGATTTCTAACAACCGGAATCTTATTTGCAAAG GAATTCGAATGAACGGAAGTGCTGCCTTAAATATGTGCTATGTCGCCGATGGTCGGGCAGATGCTTACTTGGAGTTTGGAATAAACGTTTGGGATTATGCGGCAGGGGTGGTTATAGCTCAGGAGGCGGGGGCGTGTGTGATGAATCCTTATAATGGTTTTGTCTCCGTTTGTAGTTGCAGGGGGGAATGTTGA